The Alphaproteobacteria bacterium US3C007 genomic interval ATCTGTCAAGAATATGGCGGTGCCGGGTTCCAATGGTCCGCGCTGCCCGAAGAAAGAACCGCGCTTTGGACGATGCGCCATAATGGCTATTACGCCGTTCTTGCAAGCCGCCCTGGCGCGCGTGCAATCGTAACTGATATTTGTGTGCCAATCTCTGCTCTGGCGCACGCGGTAGAAGAAACCCATGCAGATATTGCCCGAAGCGCGATCAGCGGGCCTATTTTAGGGCATATGGGGGATGGAAATTTCCACGCGATTCTGCTGATCGATCCTGACAATGCATCCGAATACAGAGCTGCAATGCAGATTTCCGACCGTATGGCCGAACGCGCACTGGCCTTGGGCGGCACCTGTACCGGCGAGCATGGGATTGGCATGGGCAAGCTGAAATTTATGGAGCAAGAGCATGGTCTAGCCTGGGAGGTTATGCGCGGCTTGAAACGCCAAATGGATCCCTTGAACATCTTAAATCCAGGTAAATTGTTAAGGCAGAATTAAGGCGCCGGATCGCAGTACAGATCAACGCCCTGCGATCAGAGTCTGAGCCGCCACACGCGCGGCATCCGTAACCTGCGTTCCTGAAATCATACGCGCAATCTCATCCACGCGCTCTTCGCGATCAAGCTGTTTGATCCGCGAGACAGTATGGCTATCTGTTTGATGTTTGCTGACTTGGAATTGTGCATCACCTAATGCGGCAACCTGTGCAGAATGCGTGACCACCAGCACTTGCCCGGATTGCGCCAGCTCTGCCAAACGTCGGCCCACCGCATCGGCAGTGGCCCCCCCGACCCCGCGGTCAATCTCATCAAAAATCAAAGTTGCGTGCGAATTACCCGCATTGAGGCACACTTTCAGCGCCAATAAAAATCGGCTTAATTCACCACCAGAGGCAATTTTCCCCAAAGGCCCCGCCGGCGCGCCTGGATTGGTGGCCACGCAAAAATCGATTTGATCAATCCCCTCAGGGCCTGCGGCGGCCGCGGTCAGTCTGGTTTCAAACACTGCCCGCTCCATTTTCAGCGGTGCCAATTCTAAGGCCATCGCTTGATCCAGCTTTTCGGCGGCAGCGCTGCGCGCAAGCTGCAACTCTGCTGCCTGCGCAGCATAGACGTTTTCAGCTTCGGCTTGCGCTGCCCGCAGGGCGTTCAAATTGTCTGCGCCGGCGTCCAAACGCAGCAAACGCGCTTCTAAATCGCCGGCTAAGTCAGCCAATGCATCGGCATGGACATCATGCTTACGCGCCAAGCCGCGCATCGCAAACAAGCGCTCTTCAAGCGTTTCAAGCTCATGTGGGTTAAACCCGATTGCGTCTAAACAGGCTTCAACCTCATTCAGCGTATCTTGCAAGTCATTCATCACGCGCGACAAACTGTCGAGCGGCGCGTCTAATTCATCGTTTAACTGTGCAGCAGCCTCTTGCAGCCAGCGCTGGGCATCATCCAGCAAAGCTTCGGCGCCCTCGCGCCCCAGTGCGTGATGGGCTTTAGACACATCTGCGCGCACCCGCGTCGAGGCCTGCATCAACCGCCGCTTCGCATCCAACGCATCCGCCTCGCCAGGTTTTGGATCCAGCGCGCTTAATTCAGCCACCGCATGGCGCAGAAACTCTTCTTCGCGGCGCAACTCTGTGACCGCTTCGCTTTCCAGTTCAACCGCTTTGCGAGCGCGCTCTTTTTCGCCCCAAGCTTTGGCGACCGCCGTTTTCAAAGCGCCATATTGGCCATATTCGTCTAATAAATTGCGGTGCCCTTTGGCGTTTAACAAGCCCCGATCATCATGCTGGCCATGTAGTTCAACCAAATGCTCGGACAGTTTGCGCAGCAATTCACCTGACACCCGGCGGTCATTGATCCAGGCAGTTTTACGCCCCTCTCGCCCGTTGATACGCCGCAATATCAACTCTTGCGAAACAGGCAATCCATGCTGCTCGAGTAAATCCAAAACCGGGTGGTCATCGGGCAAATCAAACCACGCGCTTACTTCGCCTTGCTCGGCCCCTTGGCGCACCAAATCAGATGGTCCGCGCCAGCCAAGTACGAAGCCCAAACTATCAAGCAAAATAGACTTTCCCGCCCCGGTTTCTCCAGTCAGCACGTTCAAGCCAGCCCTCAACGAAAGCTCAAGATGATCAATAATCAAAATATCGCGAATATCTAATCCTTTGAGCATCGCCTTAGCCCGTCTGCTTCATCACAGCCATTCGCCTTTTACAACTTGTCGGTAGACTTTGCTCAGCCATCCCGTACCCGATACTTTTGGAGAATAGCCCTTCGATTTAAGCAGCGCGAAACTGGCGCGATACCATTCGCTTGACTGATAATTATGCCCTAAAATCGCCGCCGCAGATTGGGCCTCATCCACCAAACCAAGCGAGAGATAGGCCTCCACCAATCGATGCAAAGCCTCGGGGGTTTGCGATGTGGTTTGAAAATCTTCAACGACCACTCTAAACCTATTCACCGCCGCGCCATAATGCCCAGATTTCAAATAATAGCGCCCAACTTCCATTTCCTTGGCGGCCAAATGGCTAAACGCCAGATCAAATTTCAATTTTGAGGGTTCAGCATAATCGCTTTCGGGATATTGCTCAATCACAACGCGGAACGCTTCAAGCGCCTGCAATGTCAGCCCCTGATCGCGGCCAATATCCGAAATTTGATCGTAATAGCTTAACGCCAAAAGATATTGCGCATAAGCGGCATCTTCATCTGCTGGGAAAAAATCGACATATCGCTGGGCTGCGGCGCGGCTTTCATCATATTTCTTGCCTTGATGATAAACGAATGCTTGCATGATCAAGCCGCGTTTGGCCCATTCAGAATAGGGATAGAGCCGCTCTATTTCACTGAAATATTGCGCGCCTTGATCATAGCGTTTCTTGTTCAGCTCTATTTCAGCCTTCTTAAAAATCTCTTCAGGGCTGAAATTTTCAAGATTTTCAGGCTCTTGGCTTTTAAAAGCATCCTCACATCCGGCCAATAAAAAAACGCCCAACAGCGCTGCGGCGATCCCGTGGCGAAACCCATATGCCTTCATTCGCGAACATCCCTTTTGTACAAATCACAAAGCCGCATCCTACTTGGCCTCATGGCGTTGTTGTAACATAAAAACAAGGGGATCAAAAAGAGCGATCTTTAAGACGCTGCGCGATATTCTTCTAAACAAGCCCCGATACCGGGCAATATTTGCAACACATCATCGCTGCAAGACACGCGTTCAAAACTTCCAGGCGTGGCGAACAAAACGCATAAGAGGTTATTGGTGATCGCATGCCCGGCACGATGCCCGATATAATGCCCAATGATCGGAGCACCGCTTAAGGTTAAATCACCCAAAGCATCAAGCATTTTATGCCGCACGGCTTCATCGGCGTGCCGTAAACCACCGGGGCTTAGCACTTTTGCGCCGTCAACCACCACGGCATTTTCCAAACTGCCGCCCCGCGCCAACCCATTCGCGCGCATCGTCTCAACATCCACGCTGCGGCAAAAGGTACGGCTGTCGCATAACTCGCGCACAAAAGAACCGTTTGACATATTAATCGATTTGCTTTGCACGCCGATCGCAGCGTCTTTAAAATCGATATGAAAGCTCATCTTGGGAACATCACTGGGAACCAAACGCGCCCAACCCTGATCGGTTTTAAATTCAATGTCTTTCAAAATCCGGATCGCCTCGACAGGCTGATCCAATTGCGTCAGCGGGTCTGCCAATATCTGGCGCACAAACGGAACCGCGCTGCCATCAAGAATGGGCACTTCAGGGCCGTTAATTTCAATCCGTGCGTTATGCACACCGCAGCCCGCCAGCGCCGAGAGCAGATGCTCTACGGTTGAAACAGATATACCCGCTTCATTCACCAGCTTTGTGCATAATGGAGATTGCTCAACCCTGTCCCAGCGGGCCGGAATAGCGCAATCCCCAATTTCTACATCGCTGCGGAAAAAACAGAGGCCGAAATTCGCGGGGGCCGGGCAAAGTTTAAGCTCGACCTCCTCACCGGAATGCAACCCAATGCCGCGAAAGACCAGAACCTTAGAAACAGTGGTTTGCAATTTAACCCCAAAACTCTTTTATGATTTGCAACGCTTCTACCTTAAATGGGCCAACAATCACAATTCAAACTTTGTTACGCACTGAAACATGGTCGCTCAAAACCAGCACGAATTTGCCCAATTATTTATTGCGCGAGCGCATCCCCATCAAAAGAGGGGATGCAATGCTTGACATATCGATGGATTTAGTTCGCCTGACGGCGCAAAAAGGCGGGCACTTCGATCCGCTCTTGTTCTAAAGGCGGCTCTGCCGCTTCTGCTGTTGGAGCGCGCGAAACGGGTGTTTCTTGCGGCGCTGCAGGGGCTGTGGCCACGCTCGAACGATCACTTTCTGCACCCGACATGCGGTTGATAAGAGATCCAATTCCAAACCGCGGACGCTCGGAAGCCGCAGGTTCTTCTTCAACCTGACTTTGAGGTTGCGCCGAGGCGGGGGTGGTTTTCACCGCAGCCCGAAGGCGCGCCATCGCTTCATCGGTTGGCACACCGGCCGCAGAGACGCGCACCGCCGTATCTTCGCCCAATTGAAGCGGCGCGGCCGGTTGCCCTTGATAGGCAGGAGGCGGCAGGCTGTCATCCTGTCCCCCCAATCTCTCGTCATGCGGCGCAAGCGCCTCATCCACATCATGTGCGCTTCCGGCATCCGCGAATAAATCCGCCTCGGGCGCAGCAGGCACCGTCAGCTCTGGCTCGCGCTCTTGCGCCAAAGTAAGCTCGGCAGCCTGCTCAGCAGCGACCAAGGGCTCAGCCATTCTCCGGCGTGGTTGGGGAATTTCATTGCTGCTTTCGCTCACGTCAATGCCAGTGGCAACGACTGAAACCCGCATTTTACCCGCCATCTCCGTGTCCAACGTTGAACCGACGATGATATTGGCATCCGCATCCACTTCCTCGCGCACCCGATTGGCCGCCTCATCCAACTCAAACAAGGTTAAATCTTGGCCACCGGTGATGTTGATCAAAACGCCGCGTGCGCCGTTCAGACTGATTTCATCGAGCAGTGGATTGGCAATTGCTTTTTCAGCCGCCTGAATAGCGCGGTCTTCGCCCTCCGCTTCGCCTGTGCCCATCATCGCCTTGCCCATTTCATCCATTACGGCGCGGACATCGGCAAAGTCCAAATTGATCAAGCCGGGGCGCACCATCAGATCGGTGACGCCTTTGACGCCCTGATACAAGACGTCATCCGCCATGCTGAACGCATCTGTAAAGGTGGTTTTTTCATTCGCCAGACGGAATAAATTCTGGTTCGGGATGATGATCAGCGTATCAACCATCTTTTGCAGTGCCTCGACGCCCTCTTCAGCCTGACGCATCCGCTTGGCACCTTCGAACTGAAACGGCTTGGTAACAACCCCAACTGTAAGCACCCCAAGTTCGCGCGCGGCTTGCGCGATGATCGGTGCCGCGCCCGTGCCCGTTCCGCCCCCCATTCCGGCCGTGATAAAACACATATGCGATCCCGCCAAATTATCGACGATTTGTTCGATGCTTTCTTCGGCAGCGGCAGATCCAACCGACGCCCGTGCGCCCGCGCCCAAACCCTCGGTCACTTTCACACCCAACTGGATACGCGTGCTTGATTGGCTTTGCTGCAGCGCCTGTGCATCGGTGTTCGCAACGACAAATTCAACGCCATCCAGCTCTTTGCTGATCATGTTATTCACCGCATTACCGCCAGCGCCACCAACGCCAAAAACGGTAATTCTGGGTTTTAGTTCATCATATTGGGGCACTGAAAGTTTCAATGTCATGGTTAATCCGCCTGTGATTTGTCCCATTTTGGGAACATTTTTAATTATTACGTGAATGGTAGCTAAATAAATTCAAAAGGTCACGCAAAATTACGATCTACCCGCTAAATATGGGCGATTTTGTGCCCATAACACCCGATCTAGGCGCCAGCCTTCCGCTAAGCTCTACCAATTATCTTTAAACCAGCGCATTGCTCGTTTCAAAGAGCGAGTCGGATAGCGCGCGGTTGTCATCTCAAAATCCCACCATTCATCTTGCGGATGGGCGGCAAAAAGACTTAATCCGACCAAACCGGCGCAATTGGCGCCCGCGTATGCTGGCGGCAATCCGTGGATGCGCAACGGTCTGCCCAAGCGCACTTGTTGGCCCAACAACCGGCTGGCTAAATCATCTATACCCGGGATCTGGCTGCCACCGCCCGTCAGCACGATTTGCTGCGCGGGCAGATGATCAAACCCGGCAGCATCCAAGCAGGCTCTTATATCTTCAAAAATTTCTTCCATTCTTGGCCGTATAATACCGATCAACTCGGCGCGGCTGACCATCCGTCGATCCCGTTCCCAATCGCCGGTATCGCCGCCCATTTCGATCATATCCCGGTCATCCATACCGGTGGCAATCAGCCCTCCATGCATGGTTTTAATCCGCTCTGCCAGCGCCATAGGAACTTGCAAGCCCATCGAGATATCCCGCGTAATATGGTCACCGCCTAGCCTGACCGTATCGGCGTAAATCATGTGCTTTTTCATAAAAATCGATACGCTTGACGTCCCGCCGCCGATATCAATACAGGCCCCGCCAAGCTCTTGCTCATCTTCGACCAAAGACGAAACCCCAGACACATAAGCAGAAGAAGCGACGCCCGCCAATTCAAGGTCGCAGCGCTTCACGCAATAGGCCAAATCATGAATGGCTTTTTCAGAAACGGTCAGCATATGCATATCCGCGCCCAACACGTTGCCAATTTGATCGCGCGGATCTGACAGGCCGCTGCGTTGATCCAAAACGAAATTCACCGGCTGCGCGTGCAAAACCTCGCGCCCCTCTCCAAATTCAGGGATATCACACGCTGCTAAAACGCGGGCCACATCTTGATCTTGAACGATTTGACTTTCCACGTTGACCTCGCCCGTCACGCCATAAGACCGCGGGGCGCCGCCTGAAAAGCAGGCAATCACGTGATCCACATGCAACCGCGCCATTTTCTGCGCGGATTGTAAAACAGTGCGAATGGCGCGCTCGGCTTGCGGCATCGATATAATCTCGCCAAATTCCACACCGCGAGACTGGGTGGTTGCCGCGCCCACCACGCGAAACTCGGATTGCCCCGCCAACGAGCCGACCCCATCAAAGCCCTCAGAGGCCCCGCTGCCTTCAAAGCGCAGGATAAAACATCCAATTTTCGCAGTGCCCATATCCAAAACAGCGATCACTCCACGCTGCAATGCTGCTTTGCGCATCGCCCGCATAGCACGTTGAGATTCATACAGCCCTGCCATCTTTAGTCTCCAGTCTTCATCTGTATCACGTCCTGAGATCCCAAAAGCGCCTCTTCTCCAAGGCGCAAGGTCATTCGGCTTTCAAGGCGCATATCCACCACTTCAATATCGCGGGCCAAAAGATCTTGCGCCTGATCCAAGCCAATGATGCGCTCTAAGGCTTGCACAGGATCGCGTTCGGGCAACATCAAGCGTTGATCGCGATCCAAGGCAACATCCCAGCGTCTCTGCCCCACGTAAACCATACCCCGCAACCGCTCGGCTAAGGGGCGCGCCGCAGCGTAAAGTGCCAAGGCTTGGGCCACATGTTGATCCGCCCCGGCGCCCGCGATCAAATTCAGCTGCGGGTAATCCAGCCGCGAAGACGCAGTGCGAACATAGGCGCCAGTTTCATCCAGCAATTCAAGCGCCTCGCGGCGGCGCCAAATAATAGCCGGACGCCGCTCTTCTATCTCGATCTGGACCATCTCGCCCCAGTGTACATTCACCCGTGCTTCTTTTACAGGATCGAGGCCCAAGATCGTTTCGCGCATCTGCGCAGAGTCCAAATCAAAAGAACTGATCGGAAAATCAATATTCAAAACCTCGCGAATATCTTGCGCCACATCATCGCTGGCGCCGCTGATCGACATTAAATCAATCATGAATTCGGGTCGCTCGACAAACAGCGTAGCCGCCTGATTGTAAATCAAACGCACCGCATCCCGGCGCTGCTGATCGCCAAAATAAACCCCAAGCGCGGCCAGCATTAGACCGACGGGCAGCCCGTAAATCACTGCAAATCTTAAGACCGGCCGCAGCATAATCCTGTGCAGACGATAGGCCAGCCGCGAGGGTGCAGGATCCTCTTGCCGCTTCGGCCTGCCAATCAGCGATCGCATCCAGCATCCTCCACGATACGCCGACACAGCGCCCCAAAGCCAATGCCAACGCTGGCAGCTTGTTCGGGGCTTAGCGAGGTGGGGGTCATGCCCGGTTGCGTATTTGTTTCGAGCAAGATCAACCCTTCTAGCCCTTTCGTTTCATCCCAGCGAAAATCGGTTCGGCTCAAACCGCGGCACCCCAACGCTTGATGCGCGCGAAGCGCATACTCCAAACAGGCAGCAGTGATCTCAGCCGGCACATCCGCTGGCACCACATGGCGGGACCCCCCCGGATGATATTTGGCGGCATAATCATACCATTTTTCGGTGATAATATCCGTGACAGCCAAGGCTTGATCATCTAGCACGGTGGTGGTTAATTCACGCCCCGGCACGAACCGCTCTATCATAACTAGATCGGGCAAGTCATCGCCAAGATCCGGCAAAACGTTAGCCCCGTCTTGAACGAAATATATCCCAACAGACGAGCCTTCATTATTGGGCTTGATCACGTAAGGAGCGGGCAGCAAAAACTGGCTGGCGGCATCTGATTTTGCTACGATTTTACTGTCGACCACGGGCAGCCCCGCCTCAACAAACGCTTTTTTTGAGCGCTGCTTATCCATTCCCAAAGCAGAGGCCAAAACACCCGAATGCGTGTAGGGGATTTTCAACCATTCAAGAAGGCCTTGAACCGCGCCATCCTCACCCCAGCGACCATGCAGCGCATTGAACGCAACATCGGGGCGCAGATCCTCAAGCCGCTGGGCAAGATCTGCGCCAGCGTCCAGCTCAATTACCTCAAATCCTTCGCCCCGCAAAGCGGCAGCGCATTCGCGCCCGCTGACAAGAGAGACTTCGCGCTCGGCGGAAAGCCCCCCCATTAACATTGCCACTTTTTGGGTTGCCCTGCTCGACATACCCGCTTCGCCTTTACCCGGCCCTGTGAGCCGATTTGTTCGCGCCTGTTTTCAGGCGTCATTCCGGTTGATGATCACCAACCCGCATAATCTCCCACTCTAGCTGTATTCCGCTGGATTGGAAAACCTTTTTTCGCACCATTTCGCCCAAATCTTCTAAATCTTTGGCACTGGCATCTCCGGTATTGATCATAAAATTTGCGTGCTGCGGGCTGATTTGCGCGCCGCCGATGCGCGCGCCGCGCAAGCCCGCCTCATCAATCACTTTCCATGCCT includes:
- the recN gene encoding DNA repair protein RecN, which translates into the protein MLKGLDIRDILIIDHLELSLRAGLNVLTGETGAGKSILLDSLGFVLGWRGPSDLVRQGAEQGEVSAWFDLPDDHPVLDLLEQHGLPVSQELILRRINGREGRKTAWINDRRVSGELLRKLSEHLVELHGQHDDRGLLNAKGHRNLLDEYGQYGALKTAVAKAWGEKERARKAVELESEAVTELRREEEFLRHAVAELSALDPKPGEADALDAKRRLMQASTRVRADVSKAHHALGREGAEALLDDAQRWLQEAAAQLNDELDAPLDSLSRVMNDLQDTLNEVEACLDAIGFNPHELETLEERLFAMRGLARKHDVHADALADLAGDLEARLLRLDAGADNLNALRAAQAEAENVYAAQAAELQLARSAAAEKLDQAMALELAPLKMERAVFETRLTAAAAGPEGIDQIDFCVATNPGAPAGPLGKIASGGELSRFLLALKVCLNAGNSHATLIFDEIDRGVGGATADAVGRRLAELAQSGQVLVVTHSAQVAALGDAQFQVSKHQTDSHTVSRIKQLDREERVDEIARMISGTQVTDAARVAAQTLIAGR
- a CDS encoding outer membrane protein assembly factor BamD, with amino-acid sequence MKAYGFRHGIAAALLGVFLLAGCEDAFKSQEPENLENFSPEEIFKKAEIELNKKRYDQGAQYFSEIERLYPYSEWAKRGLIMQAFVYHQGKKYDESRAAAQRYVDFFPADEDAAYAQYLLALSYYDQISDIGRDQGLTLQALEAFRVVIEQYPESDYAEPSKLKFDLAFSHLAAKEMEVGRYYLKSGHYGAAVNRFRVVVEDFQTTSQTPEALHRLVEAYLSLGLVDEAQSAAAILGHNYQSSEWYRASFALLKSKGYSPKVSGTGWLSKVYRQVVKGEWL
- the lpxC gene encoding UDP-3-O-acyl-N-acetylglucosamine deacetylase, with product MQTTVSKVLVFRGIGLHSGEEVELKLCPAPANFGLCFFRSDVEIGDCAIPARWDRVEQSPLCTKLVNEAGISVSTVEHLLSALAGCGVHNARIEINGPEVPILDGSAVPFVRQILADPLTQLDQPVEAIRILKDIEFKTDQGWARLVPSDVPKMSFHIDFKDAAIGVQSKSINMSNGSFVRELCDSRTFCRSVDVETMRANGLARGGSLENAVVVDGAKVLSPGGLRHADEAVRHKMLDALGDLTLSGAPIIGHYIGHRAGHAITNNLLCVLFATPGSFERVSCSDDVLQILPGIGACLEEYRAAS
- the ftsZ gene encoding cell division protein FtsZ gives rise to the protein MTLKLSVPQYDELKPRITVFGVGGAGGNAVNNMISKELDGVEFVVANTDAQALQQSQSSTRIQLGVKVTEGLGAGARASVGSAAAEESIEQIVDNLAGSHMCFITAGMGGGTGTGAAPIIAQAARELGVLTVGVVTKPFQFEGAKRMRQAEEGVEALQKMVDTLIIIPNQNLFRLANEKTTFTDAFSMADDVLYQGVKGVTDLMVRPGLINLDFADVRAVMDEMGKAMMGTGEAEGEDRAIQAAEKAIANPLLDEISLNGARGVLINITGGQDLTLFELDEAANRVREEVDADANIIVGSTLDTEMAGKMRVSVVATGIDVSESSNEIPQPRRRMAEPLVAAEQAAELTLAQEREPELTVPAAPEADLFADAGSAHDVDEALAPHDERLGGQDDSLPPPAYQGQPAAPLQLGEDTAVRVSAAGVPTDEAMARLRAAVKTTPASAQPQSQVEEEPAASERPRFGIGSLINRMSGAESDRSSVATAPAAPQETPVSRAPTAEAAEPPLEQERIEVPAFLRRQAN
- the ftsA gene encoding cell division protein FtsA; protein product: MAGLYESQRAMRAMRKAALQRGVIAVLDMGTAKIGCFILRFEGSGASEGFDGVGSLAGQSEFRVVGAATTQSRGVEFGEIISMPQAERAIRTVLQSAQKMARLHVDHVIACFSGGAPRSYGVTGEVNVESQIVQDQDVARVLAACDIPEFGEGREVLHAQPVNFVLDQRSGLSDPRDQIGNVLGADMHMLTVSEKAIHDLAYCVKRCDLELAGVASSAYVSGVSSLVEDEQELGGACIDIGGGTSSVSIFMKKHMIYADTVRLGGDHITRDISMGLQVPMALAERIKTMHGGLIATGMDDRDMIEMGGDTGDWERDRRMVSRAELIGIIRPRMEEIFEDIRACLDAAGFDHLPAQQIVLTGGGSQIPGIDDLASRLLGQQVRLGRPLRIHGLPPAYAGANCAGLVGLSLFAAHPQDEWWDFEMTTARYPTRSLKRAMRWFKDNW
- a CDS encoding cell division protein FtsQ/DivIB, with product MRSLIGRPKRQEDPAPSRLAYRLHRIMLRPVLRFAVIYGLPVGLMLAALGVYFGDQQRRDAVRLIYNQAATLFVERPEFMIDLMSISGASDDVAQDIREVLNIDFPISSFDLDSAQMRETILGLDPVKEARVNVHWGEMVQIEIEERRPAIIWRRREALELLDETGAYVRTASSRLDYPQLNLIAGAGADQHVAQALALYAAARPLAERLRGMVYVGQRRWDVALDRDQRLMLPERDPVQALERIIGLDQAQDLLARDIEVVDMRLESRMTLRLGEEALLGSQDVIQMKTGD
- a CDS encoding D-alanine--D-alanine ligase, with protein sequence MSSRATQKVAMLMGGLSAEREVSLVSGRECAAALRGEGFEVIELDAGADLAQRLEDLRPDVAFNALHGRWGEDGAVQGLLEWLKIPYTHSGVLASALGMDKQRSKKAFVEAGLPVVDSKIVAKSDAASQFLLPAPYVIKPNNEGSSVGIYFVQDGANVLPDLGDDLPDLVMIERFVPGRELTTTVLDDQALAVTDIITEKWYDYAAKYHPGGSRHVVPADVPAEITAACLEYALRAHQALGCRGLSRTDFRWDETKGLEGLILLETNTQPGMTPTSLSPEQAASVGIGFGALCRRIVEDAGCDR